The Brasilonema sennae CENA114 genome includes a region encoding these proteins:
- a CDS encoding nuclease-related domain-containing protein, whose amino-acid sequence MAEARNKPHCSAMYKFYGAEEEVARLLKPLERQGWIIEYNVPLKRWGDADVFLCSPKSNYFVIDVKSNKGRIFFDGAMLKRRYGKQVHDFYGKNLLQAVKGQASALKDMKRVSFVQPIICFTQANLEKIKQNKQINGVYVVNAVNLLSLLTSAPKKLTKYS is encoded by the coding sequence TTGGCTGAAGCGAGAAATAAACCGCATTGTTCAGCAATGTATAAGTTTTATGGAGCAGAAGAAGAGGTAGCGCGACTGTTAAAACCTCTGGAACGCCAAGGCTGGATAATTGAATACAATGTTCCGCTTAAGCGCTGGGGTGATGCGGATGTATTTTTGTGTTCCCCTAAAAGCAATTATTTTGTAATAGATGTCAAAAGTAACAAAGGCAGAATATTTTTTGATGGTGCTATGCTGAAGCGACGCTACGGCAAGCAGGTTCATGATTTTTACGGGAAAAACTTGTTACAAGCAGTTAAGGGTCAGGCAAGTGCTTTAAAAGATATGAAGCGCGTGAGTTTTGTGCAACCAATCATTTGTTTTACACAGGCAAATCTAGAGAAAATCAAGCAGAACAAGCAAATTAATGGTGTATATGTAGTTAATGCAGTAAATTTATTAAGTTTATTGACGTCAGCACCAAAGAAATTGACAAAATATAGCTAG
- the leuS gene encoding leucine--tRNA ligase, producing the protein MESRYNPAAIEEKWQKTWTEQGLDKTITDSNKPKYYALSMFPYPSGSLHMGHVRNYTITDVIARLKRMQGYRVLHPMGWDAFGLPAENAAIDRGIPPAKWTYENMAQMQQQLKRLGLSIDWDCELATCSPDYYKWTQWIFLQFLKAGLAYQKEAAVNWDPIDQTVVANEQVDGEGRSWRSGAKVERKLLRQWFLKITDYAEELLNDLNKLPGWPERVKLMQANWIGKSTGAYLEFPIVGMEEKIGVYTTRPDTVFGVSYVVLAPEHPLTKRVATQEREAEVEAFIQEVSNQSELERTAEDKPKRGIPTGGKAINPFTGEEIPIWIADYVLYEYGTGAVMGVPAHDARDFKFAKEQNLPIKVVIVPQAEADKDSTPQAAYTEPGIVVNSGQFDGMASTDAKSAIVEYAEKQSFGKARVQYRLRDWLISRQRYWGAPIPVIHCPNCGTVPVPEEDLPVQLPENVEFSGRGPSPLAKLENWVNVPCPTCGTPAKRETDTMDTFIDSSWYFLRFTDAKNEQQVFDSAKTNDWMPVDQYVGGIEHAILHLLYSRFFTKVLRDRGLLNFDEPFQRLLTQGMVQGLTYLNPNKSGKDKWIPSYLVSNPNDPRDPQTGELLQRLYATMSKSKGNGVAPEEVISKYGVDTARMFILFKAPPEKDLEWDEADVEGQFRFLNRVWRLVTDFTPQSRKVSNRQTQLSKAEKDLRRAIHIAIKEATEDMEGEYQFNTAVSELMKLSNALADASCKESPIYAEGIETLVVLLAPFAPHISEELWQQLGHNESVHKQAWIKYDESALVADEITLVIQVNGKKRADLQVPAQADKAELEKYARESEIVQRFLEGKEIKKVIVVPGKLVNFVLG; encoded by the coding sequence GTGGAGTCCCGATATAACCCAGCAGCAATTGAGGAAAAATGGCAAAAAACATGGACTGAACAAGGCTTAGATAAAACTATTACAGATAGCAATAAGCCAAAATACTACGCGTTGTCCATGTTCCCTTATCCTTCGGGCAGCCTGCACATGGGTCACGTCCGTAATTATACGATTACTGATGTAATTGCTCGCCTCAAACGGATGCAAGGTTATCGGGTACTACATCCTATGGGTTGGGATGCTTTTGGCTTACCAGCAGAAAACGCCGCGATTGATAGAGGAATACCGCCGGCGAAGTGGACGTATGAAAATATGGCTCAGATGCAGCAACAATTAAAGCGTCTTGGCTTGTCCATTGATTGGGATTGCGAACTTGCCACGTGTTCGCCTGATTATTATAAGTGGACGCAATGGATTTTCTTGCAATTTTTAAAAGCGGGGTTGGCTTACCAAAAAGAAGCTGCTGTAAACTGGGACCCAATTGACCAAACTGTCGTGGCAAATGAGCAAGTTGACGGCGAAGGACGTTCCTGGCGTAGTGGTGCCAAAGTTGAACGCAAACTCTTGCGGCAGTGGTTTTTAAAAATTACTGACTACGCTGAAGAATTGTTGAATGACCTCAACAAATTACCAGGTTGGCCAGAACGCGTCAAGTTGATGCAGGCAAACTGGATTGGTAAATCCACAGGGGCTTACTTGGAATTTCCCATTGTTGGGATGGAAGAAAAAATCGGCGTGTATACCACACGTCCAGATACAGTTTTTGGCGTTAGCTACGTTGTGTTAGCGCCAGAACATCCTTTGACAAAGCGCGTCGCTACACAAGAACGAGAAGCAGAAGTAGAAGCTTTTATTCAAGAGGTTTCCAATCAAAGCGAGTTGGAACGCACCGCTGAAGATAAACCCAAGCGCGGAATTCCCACTGGGGGTAAAGCAATAAACCCGTTTACTGGAGAAGAAATTCCTATCTGGATTGCTGATTACGTGTTGTACGAGTACGGTACGGGCGCAGTGATGGGCGTTCCCGCACACGACGCACGAGATTTTAAGTTTGCCAAGGAACAGAATCTGCCTATTAAAGTGGTGATTGTACCACAGGCAGAAGCAGATAAGGATTCTACTCCACAAGCGGCATATACAGAACCAGGAATTGTGGTTAATTCCGGTCAATTTGATGGCATGGCTTCCACAGATGCTAAGAGTGCGATCGTGGAATACGCTGAAAAACAAAGTTTTGGCAAAGCACGCGTACAGTATCGCTTGCGGGATTGGTTGATTTCACGGCAAAGATACTGGGGCGCACCCATCCCAGTGATTCACTGTCCGAACTGTGGCACAGTACCAGTTCCTGAAGAAGATTTGCCAGTGCAGTTGCCAGAAAATGTTGAATTTTCTGGACGCGGACCTTCACCCTTGGCTAAATTGGAAAATTGGGTGAATGTGCCTTGCCCAACTTGTGGTACTCCGGCAAAGCGGGAAACTGACACGATGGATACCTTTATTGATTCCTCGTGGTACTTCTTGCGCTTTACCGATGCTAAAAATGAGCAACAGGTTTTTGATTCCGCGAAGACAAATGACTGGATGCCAGTGGATCAATATGTAGGTGGTATTGAACACGCGATTTTGCACTTGTTGTATTCGCGGTTCTTTACAAAAGTATTGCGAGACAGAGGTTTGTTGAATTTTGATGAACCTTTCCAACGCCTGTTGACTCAAGGCATGGTGCAGGGTTTAACTTATTTAAATCCTAACAAGTCTGGAAAAGATAAATGGATTCCTTCCTATCTTGTTAGTAATCCAAATGACCCTCGCGATCCGCAAACAGGTGAATTATTGCAACGCCTTTACGCCACCATGTCTAAGTCTAAGGGCAACGGTGTCGCACCAGAAGAAGTTATCAGCAAATATGGTGTGGACACTGCCCGGATGTTCATCTTGTTCAAAGCGCCCCCAGAAAAAGACTTGGAATGGGATGAAGCTGATGTGGAAGGACAATTCCGCTTCTTGAACAGGGTTTGGCGATTGGTTACTGATTTTACCCCCCAGTCTAGAAAAGTTAGCAATCGGCAAACTCAATTGAGTAAAGCAGAAAAAGACTTGCGGCGGGCAATTCACATTGCTATCAAAGAAGCTACGGAAGATATGGAAGGTGAATATCAATTCAATACGGCGGTATCAGAATTGATGAAATTGAGTAACGCTTTGGCTGACGCTAGCTGCAAAGAGTCACCGATTTATGCAGAAGGTATTGAGACTTTGGTGGTGTTGCTGGCACCTTTTGCACCTCACATTTCTGAAGAATTGTGGCAGCAATTGGGTCATAACGAATCAGTCCACAAACAAGCTTGGATCAAGTATGATGAATCTGCCTTAGTTGCTGATGAAATAACTTTGGTGATTCAAGTTAACGGCAAAAAGCGTGCAGATCTTCAAGTTCCGGCACAAGCAGATAAAGCAGAGTTGGAAAAGTATGCTCGTGAGTCAGAAATTGTCCAGCGTTTTCTTGAGGGTAAGGAAATTAAAAAGGTGATTGTGGTGCCAGGAAAGTTAGTAAATTTTGTCCTTGGTTAA
- a CDS encoding CopG family transcriptional regulator: protein MAKQTERLEIRITADELKTLELYCQLVDLNKSDVLREYIQSLKKKIKKMNSNV, encoded by the coding sequence ATGGCTAAACAAACGGAAAGGTTAGAGATTCGGATTACAGCAGACGAATTAAAAACACTAGAGCTATATTGTCAGCTAGTTGATTTGAATAAAAGTGATGTGTTGCGAGAATACATTCAGTCCTTGAAAAAGAAAATAAAGAAAATGAACAGCAATGTTTAG
- a CDS encoding RNA-guided endonuclease InsQ/TnpB family protein, giving the protein MYAIKVELKLNNKEQTLMRKHSGYARFVYNYGLALTQGLHSAGVKGSITKQINEIKKVFTNYTKKQPENQWMNELSSKVYQRAFMDLGQAYQRWAKGLSGKPVLKSKKNGDSFTVYDSNGKVLILFGKKIKIPTLGTFRLKEANPCSYCTQTFTISRQADKWYVSFAVDADRIPPTYHPQEAVGIDLGVKCFCTLSDGFQIEAPKPYKRAKTKLAKAQWRNRNKQSGNRRQGIKQSNRAKKFYNSIAKKHARIANQRQDFLHKTTTDISCKFYRIRIEDLNVSGMLANRKLSSAISDLGFYEFRRQLIYKSEFFGTKVELVDRWYPSSKLCSICGNKHDNLKLSDRVYQCQDRSCLAHTITMDRDLNAAYNLLNAPLDFVRLAQPEVTLVDKK; this is encoded by the coding sequence ATGTACGCCATCAAAGTAGAGCTAAAACTAAATAATAAAGAGCAAACTTTGATGCGTAAACATTCTGGTTATGCACGTTTTGTTTATAACTACGGCTTGGCACTGACACAGGGTTTGCACTCTGCTGGAGTAAAAGGAAGTATCACTAAACAGATAAACGAAATAAAGAAAGTATTCACCAACTACACCAAAAAGCAACCAGAAAATCAATGGATGAACGAGCTATCGTCCAAGGTTTATCAACGAGCTTTTATGGATTTAGGACAGGCTTACCAAAGATGGGCTAAAGGGTTATCTGGTAAACCTGTCTTGAAATCGAAGAAGAATGGAGATTCGTTTACTGTTTACGACAGCAATGGCAAGGTTTTAATCTTGTTTGGCAAAAAGATAAAGATTCCGACTTTAGGGACTTTTCGTCTCAAAGAAGCGAACCCGTGTTCGTACTGCACGCAAACTTTTACTATCAGTCGCCAAGCTGATAAATGGTACGTATCTTTTGCAGTAGATGCTGATAGAATACCGCCAACTTATCACCCACAAGAAGCGGTAGGAATTGATTTAGGCGTGAAATGTTTTTGCACCCTCAGTGATGGTTTCCAAATTGAAGCCCCCAAGCCTTATAAAAGAGCGAAAACCAAGCTAGCCAAGGCACAGTGGCGAAATCGAAATAAGCAATCTGGCAACCGTCGCCAAGGAATAAAACAGTCGAATAGAGCAAAGAAGTTTTATAACTCTATTGCCAAGAAACACGCTCGAATCGCCAATCAACGCCAAGATTTTCTGCATAAGACGACAACAGATATAAGCTGTAAGTTTTACCGGATTCGGATAGAAGACCTAAACGTTTCAGGAATGCTGGCTAATAGAAAACTTTCGTCAGCAATTTCTGATTTAGGATTTTACGAATTCCGTCGTCAACTAATCTACAAGTCTGAATTTTTCGGAACCAAGGTAGAGTTAGTTGACAGGTGGTATCCATCGTCAAAACTATGCTCAATCTGCGGGAACAAGCACGATAATCTGAAACTTTCTGACCGAGTTTATCAGTGTCAAGATAGATCGTGCTTGGCTCACACAATAACGATGGATAGGGATTTGAATGCGGCTTATAACTTGTTGAACGCACCATTGGATTTTGTACGGTTGGCTCAACCGGAAGTGACGCTCGTAGACAAGAAGTAG
- a CDS encoding shikimate kinase, with protein sequence MKSDIILIGPIGTGKTTIGALLAHRLSLPQYSMDERRWDYYKAIGYDEELAKHKRETEGFWGVYQYWKPFEAYAVERLLSEHNQCIIDFGAGHSVYEDAVLFQRVQQALAPYPNVVLLLRSPNEYESVQILNERNKYVPDDKPNINEHFIRHASNYELAKFTLYTKGKTPEETCSEILNLIKGKSLYGWNHSTSC encoded by the coding sequence ATGAAATCAGACATCATTCTCATTGGTCCGATTGGTACTGGCAAAACTACGATTGGGGCGCTTCTAGCTCACAGGCTCAGTCTTCCACAATACTCGATGGATGAGCGACGGTGGGACTACTACAAAGCGATCGGCTATGACGAGGAACTAGCAAAGCATAAACGAGAAACTGAGGGGTTCTGGGGAGTCTACCAGTATTGGAAGCCATTTGAAGCCTATGCTGTTGAAAGGCTGCTATCCGAACATAACCAATGCATCATTGATTTTGGGGCTGGTCATTCCGTGTATGAGGACGCTGTTTTATTCCAACGAGTTCAGCAAGCTCTAGCACCGTATCCTAATGTTGTTCTTTTACTTCGATCACCCAACGAATATGAGTCGGTGCAGATCCTTAATGAGCGCAATAAGTATGTGCCAGATGATAAACCAAACATCAACGAACACTTCATCAGACACGCCTCAAACTATGAGCTTGCGAAGTTCACGCTATACACCAAAGGCAAGACACCAGAAGAAACTTGCAGCGAGATTCTCAACTTGATAAAGGGTAAGTCCTTGTATGGTTGGAACCATTCAACCAGTTGTTAA